CGTTTCGTCGCTCTCGTCAATTTCAACGCGGATATTTTCTTTCTTTAATTGTTTGGCGACCTCCTTGGCGTATTTGTTGAATTTCTCGCTGATGGGGATAATTCGCGCTTGGACGGGAGCGAGCCAAACAGGGAAGGCGCCCGCAAAATGTTCAATCAATAACGCTAAAAATCTCTCATAAGACCCAAGGATGGCGCGATGAACCATAACGGGGTTTACTTCTCTGCCTTTCTCGTCGATATAAGTCAAATCAAAGCGTTTGGGCGTGGCAAAATCCAACTGAACGGTCGGAATTTGTATTTCTTTGCCCAATGAATCCTTGAACATAAAATCAAGTTTTGGCCCATATAAAGCGGCTTCACCTTCCATCCTTTTTGCGTCTAATTTCATTTCGTCGGCGACTTCAGCCAAGATTTTTTCACATTTATCCCAATCCTTTGAATCTCCTATATATTTTTCGGGGTGGTCATAGTCCCTTAACGACAAAGACACCCAATGGTTCTCCCAAAGACCCAAGGCGGTATAGAATTCTTTAATAATATTGACCATATTTTTAATTTCATCTTTAACTTGGTCAATTTTACAAAAAGAATGTCCGTCTTCAACTGTAATCGCGTAAACTCTATTTAAGCCACCGACTTCCCCCGTTTTTTCGGCTCGGTATTGTTTCTCTGATTCCATATATCTGATCGGTAAATCGCGATAAGACCTTGTCCTTGAAGCGTAAATCTGCGTTTGATGAGGGCATTGAACCGGCTTCATGGCGAATTTATGTCCTTTTTCCGAAGTGACATGAAAAAGTTCTTCGCTGAATTTTTTGGCGTGTCCCGAAAGTTCAAATAATTCTATTTTGGCCAAATGAGGAGTCATTACTTTTTCAAAACCGTAATTTCTACAAACCGATTCAATATGTTTTTTTAATTCGTCAATTATAATTACCCCCTTAGGCGTGAATAAAGGCAATCCTGGACCAACCAAATCGGAAAAAACAAATAAATCTAATTCTTTGCCTAATTTTCGATGGTCTCTCTTTTTCGCTTCTTCCA
This genomic stretch from Patescibacteria group bacterium harbors:
- the thrS gene encoding threonine--tRNA ligase, whose amino-acid sequence is MFKLLKIEIIRHSLAHILAAAVQKLYPEAKFGIGPIIENGFYYDIDFTGTDFTGTVPAKQGLSPDDLPKIEKAMRGLIQRGVKFEKEELNAEEAIKLFKKLKQPYKVELIQDLEKVTIYKTGDFTDLCLGPHVSSTKEIKLDTFKLTKIAGAYWRGDEKNKMLTRIYGIAFESKKELDEYQAMVEEAKKRDHRKLGKELDLFVFSDLVGPGLPLFTPKGVIIIDELKKHIESVCRNYGFEKVMTPHLAKIELFELSGHAKKFSEELFHVTSEKGHKFAMKPVQCPHQTQIYASRTRSYRDLPIRYMESEKQYRAEKTGEVGGLNRVYAITVEDGHSFCKIDQVKDEIKNMVNIIKEFYTALGLWENHWVSLSLRDYDHPEKYIGDSKDWDKCEKILAEVADEMKLDAKRMEGEAALYGPKLDFMFKDSLGKEIQIPTVQLDFATPKRFDLTYIDEKGREVNPVMVHRAILGSYERFLALLIEHFAGAFPVWLAPVQARIIPISEKFNKYAKEVAKQLKKENIRVEIDESDETLGKKIRAGETQKIPYLLIVGEKEEKSKTIAPRQRQKGNLGAMEVGKFIEKMREEIEGKK